One window from the genome of Paucidesulfovibrio gracilis DSM 16080 encodes:
- the secA gene encoding preprotein translocase subunit SecA, with product MFKKIFGSKNDRYLKKCRPMVKRINDLEERMQALSDDAMRAQVASWREEVQNGRSLDDLLPECFALVREAGVRSLEMRHFDVQLIGGMALHEGNIAEMRTGEGKTLVATLPVVLNALSGKGVHVVTVNDYLASRDAEWMGQLYNFLGLSVGVIVHGLTDEERQQAYGADITYGTNNEFGFDYLRDNMKFYKEQLVQRELNFAIVDEVDSILIDEARTPLIISGAVQQSTRLYGQIDQIIPRLKRWNKTDEEIAMEKDGQKPEPRGDFEIDEKGRTVTLTDPGVEKVEELLGIDNLFDPQNITAQHHVLQALKAHHIFKRDVDYVVNEGQVVIVDEFTGRLMPGRRFSDGLHQALEAKEHVKVESENQTLASITFQNYFRMYDKLSGMTGTADTESVEFNEIYELNVVVIPTHRDMVRKDHPDLIFRTQEEKYDAIVEEIAEKHQKGQPCLVGTVSIEKSELLSKLLKKRRVPHDVLNAKQHDKEAEIVAEAGFAGHVTIATNMAGRGTDIKLGEGVKELGGLHIIGTERHESRRIDNQLRGRSGRQGDPGSSRFYLAMDDDLMRLFGSDRISGIMERIGMPEGEPIENKMVSKAIENSQRRVENHNFEIRKQLLDFDNVMNQQREVIYSQRREIMTAETMDEIVADFCAELLDDIYAGLEEGKKRGDDEAETEARKRMEEVFNFDRFESFQNELPDRETADRWVKQVFETLEGMAKQAYQEIMRYFVLEALDRNWKEHLLNMDHLRDGIGLRGYGQKDPKQEYKREGFALFQEMLFVLRENAIRSLTHVRIRDEVSEEEFQHEDREKLNYVGAGDQAPEKKGKQPVVKEAKVGRNDPCPCGSGKKYKKCCGK from the coding sequence ATGTTCAAGAAAATTTTCGGCTCCAAAAACGACCGCTACCTTAAAAAATGCCGCCCCATGGTCAAGCGCATCAACGACCTGGAAGAGCGGATGCAGGCGCTTTCCGACGACGCCATGCGCGCGCAGGTGGCTTCCTGGCGCGAGGAAGTGCAAAACGGTCGCAGCCTGGACGATCTTTTACCCGAATGCTTTGCCCTGGTGCGGGAGGCGGGTGTCCGCTCCCTGGAAATGCGGCACTTTGACGTGCAGCTCATTGGCGGCATGGCCCTGCACGAAGGCAACATCGCGGAGATGCGTACCGGTGAGGGCAAGACCCTGGTGGCCACGCTGCCCGTGGTGCTCAACGCCCTGTCCGGCAAGGGCGTGCACGTGGTCACGGTGAACGACTATCTGGCCAGCCGCGATGCGGAGTGGATGGGGCAGTTGTACAATTTCCTGGGCCTGAGCGTGGGCGTCATCGTGCACGGCCTCACGGACGAGGAACGCCAGCAGGCCTACGGCGCGGACATTACCTACGGCACCAACAACGAATTCGGGTTCGACTACCTGCGCGACAACATGAAGTTCTACAAAGAGCAGCTCGTGCAGCGCGAACTCAACTTCGCCATCGTTGACGAGGTGGACTCCATCCTCATTGACGAAGCCCGGACCCCGTTGATCATTTCCGGCGCGGTGCAGCAGTCCACCCGGCTCTATGGCCAGATCGACCAGATCATTCCCCGGCTCAAGCGCTGGAACAAGACCGACGAGGAAATCGCCATGGAAAAGGACGGGCAAAAGCCCGAGCCTCGCGGCGATTTCGAGATCGACGAAAAGGGCCGCACCGTGACCCTCACGGACCCGGGCGTGGAAAAGGTGGAAGAGCTGCTCGGCATCGACAACCTTTTTGATCCCCAGAATATCACGGCCCAGCACCATGTGCTCCAGGCGCTCAAGGCCCATCACATTTTCAAGCGCGACGTGGATTATGTGGTCAATGAAGGGCAGGTGGTCATCGTTGATGAGTTCACGGGCCGCCTCATGCCGGGCCGCCGGTTTTCCGATGGATTGCACCAGGCGTTGGAAGCCAAGGAGCATGTCAAGGTGGAAAGCGAGAACCAGACCCTCGCCTCCATTACCTTCCAGAACTATTTCCGTATGTATGACAAGCTGTCGGGCATGACCGGCACCGCGGACACCGAGTCCGTGGAATTCAACGAAATCTACGAACTGAACGTGGTGGTCATCCCCACGCATCGGGACATGGTCCGCAAGGACCACCCGGACCTGATCTTCCGTACGCAGGAAGAAAAGTACGACGCCATTGTGGAAGAGATTGCGGAAAAGCATCAGAAGGGACAGCCTTGCCTTGTGGGTACGGTCTCCATTGAAAAATCCGAACTGCTCTCAAAGCTGTTGAAAAAACGCCGCGTCCCGCATGACGTGCTCAACGCCAAACAACACGATAAAGAAGCCGAGATCGTGGCCGAGGCCGGTTTTGCCGGGCATGTGACCATCGCCACCAACATGGCCGGGCGTGGTACGGACATCAAGTTGGGTGAAGGCGTCAAGGAATTGGGCGGCCTGCATATCATCGGCACGGAGCGCCACGAGTCCCGCCGCATCGATAACCAGTTGCGCGGCCGTTCCGGCCGACAGGGCGACCCCGGCTCCTCCCGCTTCTACCTGGCCATGGACGACGATCTCATGCGTCTGTTCGGGTCCGACCGCATTTCCGGCATCATGGAACGCATCGGCATGCCCGAAGGCGAGCCAATCGAAAATAAAATGGTTTCCAAGGCCATTGAAAATTCCCAGCGCCGCGTGGAAAACCACAACTTTGAAATCCGCAAGCAGTTGCTGGACTTTGACAACGTCATGAACCAGCAGCGCGAGGTCATCTATTCCCAGCGCCGGGAGATCATGACCGCCGAGACCATGGACGAGATCGTGGCCGACTTCTGCGCCGAACTCCTGGACGACATCTACGCCGGACTGGAGGAAGGCAAGAAGCGCGGCGATGACGAAGCCGAGACCGAAGCCCGCAAGCGCATGGAAGAAGTGTTCAACTTCGACCGCTTCGAATCCTTCCAGAACGAGTTGCCCGACCGCGAAACAGCGGATCGATGGGTCAAGCAGGTCTTTGAAACCCTGGAGGGTATGGCAAAGCAGGCCTACCAGGAAATCATGCGCTATTTCGTGCTGGAGGCGCTGGACCGCAATTGGAAGGAACACCTTCTGAACATGGACCACCTGCGCGACGGCATCGGTCTGCGCGGCTACGGGCAGAAGGATCCCAAGCAGGAATACAAGCGCGAGGGATTCGCCCTGTTCCAGGAAATGCTGTTTGTATTGCGCGAGAATGCCATCCGCTCCCTGACCCATGTGCGCATCCGCGACGAAGTGAGCGAAGAGGAATTCCAGCACGAGGACCGGGAAAAGCTCAACTACGTCGGAGCCGGGGATCAGGCGCCCGAGAAAAAGGGCAAGCAGCCCGTGGTCAAGGAAGCCAAGGTGGGCCGTAATGATCCCTGCCCCTGCGGTTCCGGGAAGAAATACAAGAAGTGCTGCGGGAAATAG
- the ptsP gene encoding phosphoenolpyruvate--protein phosphotransferase — MADKIITGIPVSSGIAIGKAVFVNRSHRSLLPRHTVPGHLLEAEKSRLENAFLMTGQEMESVRDKVPGELEQHRLILDSHLMMLRDPKLMGRAKEHIEILHVNAEWALEKAVSELAQAFLGFDDAYLKERFQDVRQVADRVQGHMLGTDQEISAIGGRAIIMAHDLTPADTVELDVSRILAFATTRGGKTSHTGIMARTLGIPALVGVQELENFVADGDMVVIDGLKGRVVVNPDEEELFEYNDLATRFETYQKKIIRRCLLPAETSDGFRVKVLANIELIEEVTSVIDHGGEGIGLYRTEYSYLNRTTLPTEEELTEKYIDLASIMSPRKVVFRSLDLGSDKIISEFGQLDEANPAMGLRAIRFCLRHPELFKTQLRAILRASVYGNVAMMFPMISGLRELRRAKARLKEAQLDLAREGVPYNPDMPVGIMIEVPSAVMIAELLAREVDFFSIGTNDLIQYSLGIDRTNPNVSYLYQPLHPAVLRSIKQVVDAAHQVGIEVSLCGEVASDPFCVPILMGMQIDCISLSPQAIPGIKRIIRQTRMDECRNLLRDVISQQTVGKINRMVKDSIFKKYPEELTFFASLLDSEELPG, encoded by the coding sequence GTGGCCGACAAGATCATTACCGGGATTCCGGTCTCTTCGGGCATAGCTATCGGCAAGGCGGTTTTCGTGAACCGCAGCCATCGGTCCCTGCTGCCCCGACACACCGTGCCCGGCCATCTGCTTGAGGCGGAAAAAAGCCGGCTGGAAAACGCGTTCCTCATGACCGGACAGGAAATGGAGAGCGTTCGGGACAAAGTTCCCGGCGAGCTGGAACAGCACCGCCTTATTCTCGACTCCCATCTGATGATGCTCCGCGACCCCAAACTCATGGGCCGCGCCAAGGAGCACATCGAAATCCTGCACGTGAACGCGGAATGGGCGCTGGAAAAGGCTGTATCCGAGCTGGCCCAGGCGTTTCTCGGCTTTGACGACGCCTATCTCAAGGAGCGCTTTCAGGACGTGCGCCAGGTGGCGGATCGGGTCCAGGGTCACATGCTCGGGACGGACCAGGAAATTTCCGCCATTGGGGGGCGGGCCATCATCATGGCCCATGACCTCACGCCGGCCGATACCGTGGAGTTGGACGTTTCCCGCATTCTGGCCTTTGCCACCACCCGGGGCGGCAAGACCTCGCACACCGGGATCATGGCACGGACCCTGGGCATTCCCGCACTGGTGGGCGTGCAGGAGCTGGAAAATTTCGTGGCCGACGGGGACATGGTGGTCATTGACGGGCTTAAGGGCCGGGTTGTGGTCAACCCGGACGAGGAAGAGCTGTTCGAATATAATGACCTGGCCACCCGGTTCGAGACCTACCAGAAAAAGATCATCCGCCGCTGCCTGCTGCCCGCTGAAACCAGCGACGGGTTCCGTGTCAAGGTGCTGGCCAATATCGAACTCATCGAAGAGGTCACCTCGGTCATCGACCACGGGGGCGAGGGCATCGGCCTGTATCGCACCGAATATTCCTACCTCAACCGCACGACCCTGCCCACGGAAGAAGAACTCACCGAAAAATATATTGATCTTGCGAGCATCATGTCGCCGCGCAAGGTGGTGTTCCGCTCGCTGGACCTGGGGTCGGACAAGATTATTTCCGAATTCGGCCAGCTGGACGAGGCCAACCCGGCCATGGGCCTGCGCGCCATCCGCTTCTGCCTGCGGCATCCCGAGCTGTTCAAGACCCAGTTGCGGGCCATCCTGCGGGCCAGCGTGTACGGCAACGTGGCCATGATGTTCCCCATGATTTCCGGCCTGCGCGAACTGCGCCGGGCCAAGGCGCGCCTCAAGGAAGCCCAGCTGGACCTCGCCAGGGAGGGCGTACCCTACAACCCGGATATGCCCGTGGGCATCATGATCGAGGTGCCAAGCGCCGTGATGATTGCGGAACTGCTGGCCCGGGAAGTGGACTTCTTCTCCATCGGCACCAACGATCTGATCCAGTACAGCCTGGGTATCGACCGCACCAATCCCAACGTGTCCTACCTTTACCAACCGCTGCATCCGGCGGTGCTGCGGTCCATCAAGCAGGTGGTGGACGCGGCGCACCAGGTGGGCATTGAGGTGAGCCTCTGCGGGGAGGTGGCCTCGGATCCTTTCTGCGTCCCCATCCTCATGGGTATGCAGATCGACTGCATTTCCCTTTCCCCCCAGGCCATTCCGGGCATCAAGCGGATCATCCGCCAGACGCGCATGGACGAATGCCGCAACCTGCTGCGCGATGTGATCAGCCAGCAGACTGTCGGCAAAATTAACCGCATGGTAAAAGATTCCATTTTTAAGAAATATCCCGAAGAGTTGACGTTCTTCGCCTCCCTGCTGGACAGTGAAGAGCTTCCCGGCTAG
- a CDS encoding biotin transporter BioY, translating into MSRMALGDLHKLVWTALLAAMIAAGAYLIVPIGPVPVSMQVLFITLAGLVLGPRRGMACFLLYLAVGAAGLPVFAGGASGVGVLMGPTAGYLYGFVVMIGIVGLATGGRSRMVSFVRGFLFGVLGLGAAYLGGVGWLMYSLEMSLHKAMAVGFYPFILWDLLKIVFATACYRILVRYSILR; encoded by the coding sequence ATGAGCCGGATGGCTTTGGGGGATTTGCACAAATTGGTCTGGACCGCATTGTTGGCGGCCATGATTGCGGCGGGCGCCTATCTGATCGTACCCATCGGCCCGGTGCCGGTATCCATGCAGGTGTTGTTCATTACCCTGGCCGGTCTGGTGCTCGGGCCGAGACGCGGCATGGCGTGTTTTCTGCTGTATCTGGCCGTGGGTGCGGCGGGTCTGCCGGTGTTTGCGGGCGGGGCTTCGGGCGTGGGCGTGCTCATGGGACCGACGGCCGGATATCTGTACGGCTTTGTGGTCATGATCGGCATCGTTGGTCTGGCCACGGGCGGCCGGAGCCGGATGGTCTCATTTGTTCGCGGCTTTTTGTTCGGGGTGTTGGGGCTTGGCGCGGCCTACCTGGGCGGTGTGGGCTGGCTGATGTATTCGTTGGAAATGTCCCTGCACAAAGCCATGGCCGTGGGGTTTTATCCCTTTATTCTCTGGGATCTGCTCAAGATCGTGTTTGCAACGGCTTGCTATCGGATTCTTGTTCGGTATAGCATCCTGCGCTAG
- a CDS encoding HPr family phosphocarrier protein has product MEQTASVSNEGGPADGVVTRPVVVANQLGLHARPAGVLAQEAQKFVSEIYFEVDGQRVDAKSILDVLTLAAAQGTRLHLHAVGDDAEAALDRIETLFKERFGEGK; this is encoded by the coding sequence ATGGAACAGACCGCAAGTGTCTCGAACGAAGGCGGACCTGCCGACGGGGTCGTTACCCGGCCGGTGGTGGTGGCCAATCAGTTGGGGCTGCACGCCCGGCCCGCCGGTGTCCTTGCGCAGGAGGCCCAGAAGTTCGTAAGCGAAATATATTTTGAGGTGGACGGACAGCGAGTGGATGCCAAGAGCATTCTGGACGTGTTGACCCTGGCCGCGGCCCAGGGAACCCGTCTGCATCTGCATGCCGTTGGTGATGATGCCGAGGCCGCCCTGGACCGTATTGAAACGTTGTTCAAGGAGCGCTTCGGCGAAGGGAAATAG
- a CDS encoding FAD-binding oxidoreductase: MQTLFPSLTASGRRFLRGLFPGDGALFAPEELVGFSGDAGQEQALPGAVVRPEQEEQIQDLLRWAHLERIPVYARARATNKVGQTVPVRGGVVVSFLRMDRVLDVDEQDFVAVVQPGVVTGAFQRGLEARGLFYPPDPASVNISTLGGNVATCAGGMRALKYGVTRDHVLGMRAVLPGGEVLALGSRCHKDVAGLDLTRLLAGSAGTLALFSELTLKLLPKPEASVSVLAGFRDFSEALQAAAQVFRAGLLPSALEFMDRVTLEALAVEYAEKPGDHDWLNRAGAALLFRLDGSGVAVETEGRTLETALRGSAGQGPLFLERASGVDEEGLWEVRRSISPSLFHLAPDKSGEDVAVPRGRVLEAVQGLHAIGERLGLRTACFGHLGDGNLHANILYDRSKGQAEAAQQAKSALFDLVLSLGGTLTGEHGIGLSKRAWMSRQLGPAEQDVMRRMKDVFDPHGIMNPGKEWE; encoded by the coding sequence ATGCAGACTCTTTTTCCCAGCCTCACCGCGTCCGGAAGGCGGTTTTTACGCGGATTGTTTCCCGGAGACGGCGCGTTGTTCGCTCCGGAAGAACTGGTGGGGTTCAGCGGGGATGCCGGACAGGAGCAGGCCTTGCCCGGAGCCGTGGTGCGTCCGGAGCAGGAGGAGCAGATTCAGGACTTGCTGCGCTGGGCGCATTTGGAGCGGATTCCCGTCTATGCCCGCGCCCGGGCCACCAACAAGGTGGGCCAGACCGTTCCGGTTCGGGGCGGGGTAGTGGTTTCGTTCCTGCGCATGGACCGCGTTCTGGACGTGGATGAGCAGGATTTTGTGGCCGTGGTCCAGCCGGGCGTGGTTACCGGGGCGTTTCAGCGCGGGCTGGAGGCCCGGGGGCTGTTTTATCCGCCGGATCCCGCTTCCGTGAATATTTCCACCCTGGGCGGCAACGTGGCCACCTGCGCCGGAGGCATGCGCGCCCTGAAATACGGCGTGACCCGGGACCATGTCCTGGGCATGCGGGCGGTGTTGCCCGGGGGCGAGGTGCTTGCCCTGGGTTCGCGTTGTCATAAGGATGTGGCCGGATTGGACCTGACCCGGTTGCTGGCCGGTTCTGCCGGAACCCTGGCCCTGTTTTCCGAACTGACCCTCAAACTCCTGCCCAAGCCCGAGGCTTCGGTTTCCGTGTTGGCGGGATTTCGTGATTTTTCCGAGGCGCTCCAGGCTGCGGCCCAGGTGTTTCGCGCCGGACTCTTGCCGTCCGCGTTGGAGTTTATGGACCGCGTGACCCTGGAGGCTTTGGCCGTGGAATATGCCGAGAAGCCAGGGGATCACGACTGGTTGAACAGGGCCGGTGCTGCGTTGCTGTTTCGCCTGGACGGGTCGGGCGTGGCCGTGGAAACGGAAGGCCGCACCCTGGAAACGGCCCTGCGCGGTTCTGCGGGGCAGGGACCGCTTTTTCTGGAGCGGGCGTCCGGTGTGGACGAGGAAGGTCTGTGGGAGGTGCGCCGCTCCATCAGCCCGAGCCTGTTTCATCTGGCGCCGGACAAGAGCGGGGAAGACGTGGCCGTCCCCCGGGGGCGCGTGCTCGAAGCCGTGCAGGGGCTGCATGCCATTGGGGAACGCCTGGGCCTGCGTACCGCCTGCTTTGGCCATCTCGGGGACGGCAATCTGCACGCCAATATCTTATACGACCGTTCCAAGGGGCAGGCTGAAGCCGCGCAACAGGCCAAGTCCGCGTTGTTCGATCTGGTGCTTTCCCTGGGCGGCACCCTCACGGGCGAGCACGGTATCGGCCTGTCCAAACGGGCATGGATGTCCCGTCAGCTCGGGCCAGCGGAACAGGACGTGATGCGCCGCATGAAGGATGTTTTTGATCCGCACGGGATCATGAATCCGGGCAAGGAATGGGAATGA
- the bioB gene encoding biotin synthase BioB, which produces MCESVRHGGDVPLDLEELVARACSGEPLDADWLRAVAAWPGERVGELARAAEQVRAYWFGSSVGFCGIVNARSGACSEDCAFCAQSAHHHGDAPQHGFLPLQAIREAAERLRQAGATRFSLVTSGKRLSDEDFARLLDAVHVVSALGLRADCSPGILDRARLMAFRDAGGGAYHHNLETGRSFFPRICSTHAYAEDVRAVREAVELGLEVCSGGIFGLGESWEDRLELALELRELGVCSVPINFLHPVAGTPLEDRPVLTKGEAVKIVALFRFALPDRHVRLCGGRHDVLGPQDRGLAFKCGASGVMIGDYLTLQGRDAETDAALARRAGRVPDVAGPHVNGAMRTMEEL; this is translated from the coding sequence ATGTGTGAATCGGTGCGGCATGGTGGGGATGTGCCGCTGGATCTTGAAGAGCTGGTGGCCCGGGCGTGCTCGGGTGAGCCGCTGGATGCGGATTGGTTGCGCGCAGTGGCGGCCTGGCCCGGGGAGCGGGTCGGGGAACTGGCCCGTGCCGCGGAACAGGTGCGCGCCTATTGGTTTGGATCGTCAGTGGGGTTTTGCGGCATCGTCAATGCGCGGTCCGGGGCATGCTCCGAAGACTGCGCGTTTTGCGCCCAATCCGCGCACCATCATGGTGATGCGCCGCAGCATGGTTTTCTCCCGTTGCAGGCCATCCGTGAGGCGGCGGAAAGGCTCCGGCAGGCCGGTGCCACGCGGTTTTCCCTGGTGACCAGCGGCAAACGACTTTCAGATGAAGATTTTGCGCGACTGCTGGACGCGGTGCACGTGGTTTCGGCGTTGGGCCTGCGTGCGGACTGTTCGCCCGGGATACTGGACCGAGCGCGACTCATGGCCTTTCGGGATGCCGGGGGCGGAGCGTACCATCACAATCTGGAAACCGGCCGCAGCTTTTTCCCGCGCATTTGCAGCACGCATGCGTATGCCGAGGATGTCCGGGCCGTGCGCGAGGCCGTGGAACTGGGACTGGAGGTCTGTTCGGGCGGGATTTTTGGTCTGGGCGAATCCTGGGAGGATCGCCTGGAGCTGGCTTTGGAGTTGCGGGAGCTGGGCGTCTGTTCGGTGCCGATCAATTTTTTGCATCCCGTGGCGGGAACGCCTCTGGAGGACCGGCCCGTGCTGACGAAAGGCGAGGCCGTGAAGATCGTGGCCTTGTTCCGTTTCGCCCTTCCGGACCGGCATGTACGGCTCTGCGGAGGGCGGCACGACGTGCTGGGTCCGCAGGATCGCGGCTTGGCGTTCAAATGCGGAGCGAGCGGGGTGATGATAGGGGATTATCTGACGTTGCAGGGGCGTGATGCGGAAACGGACGCGGCGTTGGCTCGTCGGGCCGGACGGGTTCCGGACGTTGCCGGGCCGCATGTCAACGGCGCAATGCGAACCATGGAGGAATTATGA
- a CDS encoding PTS system mannose/fructose/sorbose family transporter subunit IID, translating to MADRNRSGQGRELIKCYLRCYFAGACFNARGYYSVGLAYAMDPGLAVIHRDPDALREARQRYVGHFNTHLFWLPCLVAIFLSAERHVASGHMPARMIERLKDTAAYTLSGIGDSVFAGSLLIFWALSSICLLLAGHFLLPLLLGIGFFLGLQCFRIYTFWAGHRLGLAFLERLRRWDLINWGQRIKLLNGGLLLGIWILAWPRPMLWTAWTGVALSMALFARGLHYRNIPREIVLVAFLAAMWGLPWIVNSVRQLF from the coding sequence TTGGCGGATCGGAATCGTTCCGGCCAGGGCCGGGAACTGATCAAGTGCTACTTGCGCTGTTATTTCGCGGGAGCGTGCTTCAACGCCCGGGGATACTACAGTGTGGGGCTTGCGTACGCCATGGACCCCGGGCTGGCCGTGATCCATCGCGACCCGGATGCCCTGCGCGAGGCGCGCCAACGCTACGTGGGCCATTTCAACACGCATCTTTTCTGGCTGCCCTGCCTTGTGGCCATTTTCCTTTCTGCAGAACGCCATGTGGCCTCCGGACACATGCCTGCCCGGATGATCGAGCGGCTCAAGGACACGGCCGCGTATACGCTTTCCGGAATCGGGGATTCTGTCTTTGCGGGCAGTCTCTTGATTTTCTGGGCTTTGTCATCTATCTGCCTCCTGCTTGCCGGTCATTTCCTTTTGCCCTTGCTGTTGGGGATCGGCTTTTTTCTGGGCCTGCAATGTTTTCGAATTTATACGTTTTGGGCCGGGCATCGACTGGGATTGGCTTTTTTGGAGCGACTGCGCCGATGGGATCTGATCAACTGGGGGCAGCGCATCAAGCTCCTGAACGGCGGGTTGTTGCTCGGCATCTGGATTCTGGCCTGGCCTCGGCCCATGCTTTGGACGGCCTGGACCGGCGTTGCCCTGAGCATGGCACTGTTTGCCCGGGGACTGCATTACCGAAATATACCGAGGGAAATCGTCCTGGTAGCGTTCCTGGCGGCCATGTGGGGATTGCCATGGATCGTGAACAGCGTGCGGCAATTGTTTTAG
- a CDS encoding (Fe-S)-binding protein has protein sequence MSRHKEERGPECILCGKCLSVCPLVAATGREELAPRSKALLASMLRQRPDALNGVAAARLASLCLGCERCAEVCAQGLRPAETVARLRAEHPGWREWLWKQWIQRAETLWPLARRTAGSLDRSPLRLLAQKPEPGRLGLMVKSLCGLDRSPMRAYLSLRDVPEPQDVMVRSGLDMAVPEGGPTAVAADALTSGVLLFSGCAGRHLRPEWDDTARALLAAMGLQRIHADFACCGSTLGTAGLFAEQRAARERNLEIWRAGGRGLVLTYCASCLHGLRAYADEPELFHGPAEVALWRRRVAPLSRLLKSVRFMVSDDAPQSVGYHRPCHTRGTDHDAALLRAVLGGRFRALPDRCCGFGGPLRLADPESADKVARQRVLDLDGLPQVLTGCTACALQLAASAPKTTITGHWLDSISQPLP, from the coding sequence ATGAGCCGGCACAAGGAGGAACGCGGACCAGAGTGCATCCTTTGCGGCAAATGTCTTTCGGTTTGCCCGTTGGTGGCAGCCACGGGCCGCGAGGAGCTGGCTCCGCGCTCCAAAGCACTGTTGGCAAGCATGCTCCGGCAGCGACCCGATGCGTTGAACGGCGTGGCTGCGGCGCGGCTGGCCTCGCTTTGTCTGGGCTGCGAGCGGTGTGCTGAAGTCTGCGCCCAGGGACTGCGTCCGGCCGAGACCGTGGCCCGGCTACGCGCCGAGCATCCGGGCTGGCGGGAATGGCTCTGGAAACAATGGATTCAGCGTGCGGAAACGCTCTGGCCCCTGGCCCGGCGCACTGCCGGAAGTCTGGACCGTTCGCCCCTGCGCCTCCTGGCCCAAAAGCCCGAACCGGGGCGGCTCGGATTGATGGTAAAATCCCTTTGTGGTCTGGACCGATCGCCCATGCGTGCCTATTTGTCCTTGCGGGACGTTCCGGAACCGCAGGACGTCATGGTCCGGTCCGGGCTGGACATGGCCGTGCCGGAAGGCGGGCCTACCGCGGTTGCCGCGGATGCGTTGACCAGCGGGGTGCTGCTGTTTTCCGGGTGCGCCGGCCGGCACCTGCGGCCCGAGTGGGACGACACGGCCCGGGCGCTTCTGGCGGCCATGGGCCTGCAACGGATCCATGCGGACTTTGCCTGTTGCGGCTCCACGCTCGGCACGGCGGGGTTGTTTGCCGAGCAGCGCGCCGCCAGGGAACGCAACCTGGAAATCTGGCGGGCCGGTGGGCGCGGCTTGGTGCTCACCTATTGCGCGTCCTGTCTGCATGGCCTGCGTGCCTATGCGGATGAGCCGGAGTTGTTTCATGGTCCGGCCGAAGTTGCGCTGTGGCGCAGGCGGGTGGCGCCCCTGTCCCGGCTTTTGAAATCGGTTCGCTTTATGGTATCGGATGACGCACCCCAAAGTGTGGGATACCACCGTCCCTGTCATACGCGGGGAACGGATCATGACGCGGCGTTGTTGCGCGCCGTGCTGGGCGGGCGGTTCCGGGCGTTGCCGGACCGCTGTTGCGGGTTCGGCGGACCCCTGCGGCTGGCCGATCCCGAGTCGGCTGACAAGGTCGCCCGGCAACGCGTTCTGGATCTGGACGGTTTGCCCCAGGTGCTTACGGGGTGTACGGCCTGCGCGCTGCAACTGGCGGCCTCGGCCCCCAAAACGACCATTACGGGCCATTGGCTCGATAGTATTTCCCAGCCACTTCCCTAA
- the smpB gene encoding SsrA-binding protein SmpB, which translates to MGKKKKTSAPGGRKTIGVNKQARRLYEFMETLEAGLSLVGTEVKSLREGRVSFKDGYVRLKDGEAWLVGVHIAPWDHTGAFDQHDPERPRKLLLHKYEIQRLQARVDQKGLTVVPVALYFKQGRVKLEIALGRGKNVHDRRQDIKDRDMARDTARQLAAYK; encoded by the coding sequence ATGGGCAAGAAAAAAAAGACATCCGCACCCGGCGGCCGCAAGACCATCGGCGTGAACAAGCAGGCCCGGCGCCTGTATGAGTTTATGGAAACCCTGGAAGCCGGGCTTTCCCTGGTGGGCACGGAAGTGAAGTCCCTGCGCGAGGGACGTGTGTCCTTCAAGGACGGCTACGTGCGACTCAAGGACGGTGAGGCCTGGCTCGTGGGGGTGCATATCGCGCCCTGGGACCATACCGGCGCGTTTGATCAGCATGATCCCGAGCGGCCGCGCAAATTGCTGCTGCACAAATACGAAATCCAGCGTCTTCAGGCCCGGGTGGATCAAAAGGGTCTCACTGTGGTGCCTGTGGCCCTGTATTTCAAGCAGGGCCGCGTCAAACTGGAAATCGCCCTGGGCCGGGGCAAAAACGTGCACGACCGCCGTCAGGACATCAAGGATCGGGACATGGCCAGGGACACGGCCCGGCAATTGGCCGCGTACAAGTAG